GAAGGAGGGGACAATAATGAAGTAGAAGGCCTGGCTTTTGTCTCTCCCCATGAAGTCTGCTCTGCTTCAAAATATTATATGAGCTATTTATTCTTCAAgttgtattaaaataaaaatgctgttgGCCTTTGAGGAGATTGCCTGATCATATGCAGACTTATGGAGCCAGACAAGAGAAGCCACAAGCAGCTAGTAGTcaagaaaccaaaaaaatcaggcTTACATTATGAGTAAAATTCCTAGAGTAGTAAAAATAGCTGagttttttattcccttttttctaCCTTTGCTGCAGACTTTTACAGCAGTAGGTTACAGTGTTTCATACCCATACCCCTAGATGAATTAAGTTGCGTTCATTCAAGCAATAGTGCTATGGTGATGCTAGAAAAAAGCTCATGTAAAATTTATAGCCTCAAAATGACACTGTCAAgtacttttatatttttatacaccCCATTGTTTGTAAATATCCTCTGGTAagcttgaaaataaaatttatttccctATCAgactctttctttttatttacatGAATTATCTCTCCTATCAAATGTTATTAGGAGTAAATGGTTCTATACTTTCTTGTTTGTGGATTTATTAAATATGTCATTCAGCCAGCAGGAACTCCTTTTACATTCATCCTGTCACTATTCTCTTTAAAGAAATATGTTCAGTGATGTCAAGGCATCTTGATTTTATTCAAGTACCAAAGCTTGAATACATTTTAAGTATCCTTAGTGCATGTTTGTTACTGACAAGTTTTGATTCCACTAGTAAATATTTCACTCTGAATTCTCAGACCCCCAAACCATTGTCcattctctgctctgtgtgctggtTTCTGTATTTGCAGTGTTTTATTTCCACTCATACTGCTTTGAGTAGGTCGGTCCAGAGGTTTGGCGTGCTGCAGGCTTATTCGGAAACAGCCATCACACATTTTGTGATAGTATTTGAAATTACTTTAGTAACAGTTCATTAAATCCAGCAACAGGTGGGAGGGGAGACTTTGATTCTGGCTTATCTTTCTTGTCAGCATGTACAAGTCTGTGGTGAGGCAGCAgggcaaaaaaattaaaacagtccCCCATCTTCTCAGGATTCATCAGCATATCATAGCTGTGAAGTAACTGCTCACGAGTTGCTGTGTCACCTGAATTCTGCAAGAgtacctggaaaaaaaaatgcaggttAGAGCCCCTCCTGCTTTCCTGCATAGCTGCAATCCCTTCTTGCATCCTTTTCACTTAACGGTGCTGTGATGGTTGGCAGAACTGGTGAGATCACTGATGGTGATCCACAGCCCATACACCGATACACGTTTTGCATTAAATGCTCATAAATATAATATGATCAATTTATTTTCAGGGATCTGGAGCAACTTGCATCTAGCACAAGCAACTCTCTGAACTCACACCTACATTCTATTTTGAACAACTTCATTTAAAAACCAAAGATTTTTACTAAAGCTCTTGTACTGCTTAAGAGTATTGCCTAGGGACTGAGAGAGCTCTACAGCTGCGAACACTTTGCACCTGCAGTCGGAGGTCAATGCCCATGTTCTTTAAAAACTCCCTCTGTTTTATAGGGCCTAATGTAGCTGTTTTCCCCTGTGCCATCTTTCGAAGGTAGCTGAAATCAACATCTGCTGTCAGGtctgctgtgcctggagcacTCAGCACATCATGAAGTTTGTGATTCCGGAAACCCTGAAAATGAAATTGGAAGATTACACTCAGCTGTAGTCCAACCATCATAGCTGGGGCCAGCAAAAATTAAGCTGCGCCTTTGAGTGGTGACAACAGCAAATTATACATGGAAAATTTGAGATAAACATAGCAAGAACTCAGATTACCCGCTCCATCTGACAGAAACCCTTCTGGGTACTGATTAAACAGGAATTACTCAGTTTTACGCAGTTTTTGCTATTATGCTCACCTACGAACTTTATCTCACAAGAACCTAAGGATCAAAGATAACAGAGACTTTTGGCTACAGGGCAAATGCCTTACCCGGAAAGTGTCCGTTTTGGTTCCGTCGTGGCCGTAATCTGCAACCAGAGCAGCCCCACCATCCTTCTCTATCCGAGAGGCCAGCCGCTGCACAATGACACCGGCCTCAGGACACACTTCCACGTGGTCTCTTGTTTCTTCTGGCTAGTGCAGAGTTCAAAGACCACAACGCCTGTATTAGCAGACGAGCACAAGGCAAGTACCGCTCACACTTGGTGTCTTGGGGCTGTTGCTCTGCTGGGACACGCAGGTACAGGAGGTGCATTCCAGGCTACCTACACTGGCTTGAGCTAGTTTTTGCTATCACTCATTCTCAATTAGTATTTTTGAGTGCTGGATTTCAATCCTCTCTTCAAAAACCTGTAGTCAAATGCAAATTTTTCTACCAAGAATATCTGTATCAGGTGAAACTTCCTTACTTAAGGAAAATAGTGCTTCAGCTGTGCACACGCTTCTGAGAGGCCTTGCTCTGTGAAACTTTGTAGCTCTATGTAATCTCCAGTACTTCATTTTGTAGCTTTGAGTATCCAGTGCACTTCAGGAAGAAACCCCAGTCACTTTCCATTGAAGGTCAGCCTGGCActgagcaggcagctgccctGAGTACCCTGCAGCAGGCTGagagcctggctggggcagggccactCTTGACATGGTAatgccacacacacacagtggaGAACTCTGCCTGTCACTTGCTGCCTCGGTTTGCTGAGACATTTTGTGTGTTCAAGCTCCTATTTTGCAGTTTCATACACGTGATAATTTTTGTGCTGTAGTTTCACAGCATACAAGGCTAAATGCTTTGAAATTTTAAGCTCTATTCATTTACAGACTGAGAGTCCTCTTCTTGCTGTCAGAGTAACTGAGAAGCACTAAATGTACTTGAAAGAGTTAATAAAGGATGAGCCCGGTAGGCATAACCTCACCTGAATAAAATTTTGTGTTGCAGGGGTCCTGGATGGTGACAGGACAAACCGCAGCTTGTCAGGAACTTCTGGATCAATGTCAACCAACACCTCACGCCAGCCTTTCTCCGTTCGCTGTTTAACAAGCCCAAGGTACTCGTGTTACACTCAACAGGCACCACAGCACCTTGTTCAATTGAACTAATATGTCAAGCCTTTTCACAAAGGTTTTAGGAACAACAATACATTATTAACAAAGACTATTCATTCTTATTTAATTCCAGTAACTGCCTTAGAAAAAGCTTGTGGTGGACTCTCATCTGCAGAGCCAACAAATACAGGTTTAATTATACTTAAAGGGAATGAATGATGCTCTGAAGAAACATGCTGCCTCTTCTATTGACAGTGCAACGTTTAACTTATGAAAATGAAAGATTTCATTCTACTGGTGATTTTTATAAATTAGCTACTTCTGAATCATAACTAGCCTCTATTTTGCTGCTTTCATTACTATTCAAGTGAAAGCCCTTCAGTCTTTTGTTAGTAATATTACAGAAAATAATGTGGAAATTAAAGCTGTGTTTATGTAGCACAAGGaataaaaaactccaaaacctTGAGTTATTTTAGCAGAAAGAAATCCTTAGCTTTCCTCAAGTTTTTCCATTCAAAAATAATTACTAATTTTACAGTTTTCAGCTGAATTAAGCCTTATTTGTCCAATGCAGTTAGAATTATTTCATCACCGGAGACAGGGCATGTGACTAGCTTGGCACCTTAATTCAGCCCTTTCTCAAAGAGAAAAAGTGTTTAAGCAGATGGTcacaattaaaataataatcttGCTATACCTGAAACTTATGTATTGGCAGGGCATCAAAGAACTCATGTGCTAGGTAAAAGCTGTAACCTGTGGGGAGGTTAAAAAAAACTCCATTAAATGATTAACATTTCCAGAGCAGTTCccagtttaaaatattttaatgatttttaatgAATTAAGATAGTTAATGTGGCTgtggaaaaaatataattacttCCAGCTTGCACACATTTAAGATGCCATTTCTACAGCTAGCTCTAGCTTCCAGGCAATGAATTTTAGATCACTATCTTGTGAAAGGAGATTCAGGTAAAGCCAGtaaagggttttttcccccccatgaaaataaaaaagtcaaATATAGGAAATTGGGTAGCTATCTCCAAATGAAGGAAGACAGAGTAGGTAGCAGTGATGAAAATGAACCAAGATCCTGCCTCAGACTCATACAAGTACAAATATGTATATAACTACTTTTCTGTCCAGTGTGAAGGCTAGCAGGGAGCCCTCTGCTGTCAAAAGCTGTCAGTGAAGGAAAGGCACCATCCCTTTAACGAGGCATTCAAGCTCCTTACCTGGTGGCACATCTTGAATGTCTCTGTaccaaaaaatgggaattccAGTCTTGCTAATGCCTTTCATGTAAGCAGGCTCGTCCTCAGGGCTTGGCTGCACTTTCCCTCCTGTCAGCATCACTGCTTGGATCTCGCTGAGTTTGGGGCTCACTTCTACCAGATGAACAGAGACATCACATTTACTAAGAACAGAGGCGAGCTGCTTGAAGACCTAAAAAGGCAGATGAATTCTATTAGGTGCAGTCTTGTGCAGTGTACATTAAAGGTTTAAGTATTAACCTTTCTTCTCACTATTTACTATTCACTATTAACTATTCAAGATAAAAGATTTTAGTTGGCTTTCACTAACAAAACAGTCTCAGTGAGAGAGACTGCATTTTGCTCCTCTGTGTGGAAGTGTGAGTTTCTTCATAAATCTTAATAAAAGCTTCTACACTTCAAAAAGTTGGCTATACATTACAGGGCTGTAAGGACAACAACATGAAATGCTAATTTGGAAGAGCAGTAGCAGCTCCTCTAAGACCTGTAGAAGGTCTAGCATTAGAAGTGAAATGGATCAGTTTTCCCTGCCACCTTGAAGAAGTGTTTGATATTCCACATTTCACTATTTTTATTAACGTATGTAAATAGAATAAAAGTTCTTATGTGGTGCTAAGTCCCATTAGCTATTTGTTTATGAACCAGCAGCATTTTAATAAAGACAGCCATGCAGGCATGACTGAACACAAAGCATTAACTCAAAAGAAATAAGGCCCTGAAATGTCCAAAGGAATTAACACAGATTTCATTCTGTGTTATTGTGCTCCCCTGTTCTGTTCCTTGCACTAAGGCCTCCATCCCAATTACACATAGCAACATCTTCCTAGATGGTTTTCAGTTTGGATAACGTTTCCCTGCACAGAAATAATTTACAATGGAGTATTCCTGCCCTCCCCTTCTATCCAGTGGTGTTTGGAAGGTCACAGGTGTGTCCGTGCAGTGTTCTGGCCCCTGGTCTGCTTCTATCTGAGAGCCCTGGTCCCAGAAACGCATCCATTCTAATCAGAgtctgagctgccagcctgacTGAAGAGAGCTGGCTCCCAGAGAAGGGTAAACCCTGACAGCAAATCCTCTTCCCTGTAGCTATGGAACACAGGCAGAAACACAGCTCACAGGTGGCTTTCACCTACCCGCAGGATGTCCTCGGTGAGGGTGCCCcgccctgggcccagctccaCCAGCTGGAAGGTGGTCGGTTTGCCCATGGCCATCCATTCACTAATGTACCATATTCCTATTAACTGGCAGTGAGAAACAACACACAGGGTTACAGAAGTAACTGCAGCACTTGTGGAAAATCACGCCTGCCTTTTGTCTGATACTAACTGAAATAACACGGCAACATTCTGTCTCAATATTTTAAAGTTAAGGAGAATTATGATACATAACATCACATTATTGTCTTTAAATATTAACATTGGTCATTGATTTCTGTCTGCTTCAGGAGCAGAAGCAACTCTCCATCAGTAAATGTGAGGAGTCTGTTCTGGCTGGAGCAGGAACTTTCACCTAAATGCAGGTCACTGCCCACGTGCCTTAGGAAAAGTGTTCTTCCTGACAATGCATTTACCAAAGCATCCCTGAGAAAAGGATTTAGCCAATCTTCACTTCTGGAAACAATACACAAACCAGAGTGAGCCAGTCCAAGCTCTGGAGATTATTTTTGAGGAGCATTTTCACACTGGAAAGTCACCATAACTCTTTTTATTTATAAGCAAGTTCTGTATGAAAATAAACAGTTACTAAGCACAGATGGTGTTTCAGACAAAGGacttttagaaaaacaaaacccccttTCCTCCCTCAAAACTaatttttctcttgggaagtaACTTGATTGCTACTCCAGTATTTTGACATTGATAAGGTATCTGAACACTGGCTTGGAAATCACTTGGGATGGAAATAGGAAGGGACCACACTGGGCCATCTCGACCACCCTCCCTGTTCAACTATGTCATCCTAGAGTACATGGCACAAGATTGTGTGCAGATGGTTCCTGAATGTCTCCAGTGAGGGAAACTCCACAACCTTTCCAGGCAATCTGAGTGCCAgtgcacagtaaagaagttcttcctcatgttcaggtggaagTTCCTGTGCATCactttctgcccattgcctcctGTCCTATTGCTGGGCAGCAgcgagcagagcctggctccatgctCCTGGCACCTCCCTTCAGACACTCACAGGCATGgatgaggtcccctctcagtgcctcttctccaggctgaacaggcccagctcccccagcctttcctcattagagagatgctccagagcCTCAGGCATCTTTGGTACCCTCCACTGCAGCCACTCCAGGggctccatgtctctcttgtcctgaggagccagggctggactcagcactccagatgtgcctcagcagggctgggcagggggcaggatcacctcccttggcctgctggtgctgctcttcCTAATGGACCCAGGAttccattggccttcttggccacaagggctcactgctggctcatggatgGCTTGTGTTCACCAGGATTCCAGCCAGGCCCGCGTGATTGAAGTACAACAAGTAACTTAAGAGCAAGGAGCTGCGTTACCTCTCCGAACACCTGGCTTATTTCAGGCGAGGTGATGAAGTCCCCGCTCTCGCCGACGCCGCCGCGCCGCGTGTAGTAACCCTggggggacaggcacagggtgAGCGGTGAGCGGGGCCGAGGCACagccccccggcccggcccggccccgccgcaccTGCCCGGGGTTGGTGAGCGCCTCCCGCATGTACTCGGCCACCGTGACCGGCCCGCTGGCCCGCAGCTTGCGCGCCAGGTGCCGCAGCATGGCCCGGTCCCCGCCGGCCGCCTCCGCCTCGGCCCCCGCGCCCGAGCAGAGCCGCGCCGCCGCCGGAGCTGCGGGGAGAGCAGGGGAGAGGGGCTCAGCGGGGCGGCCCCGAGAGGAGCGCGGAGGAGAGCGGGAGGAGAGGCGGCGCTCACCGCGGGCAGCGGCACCGGGACAGGGGAGCCGCCGGCGGCCCGCCAGGAGCGCGCGGCGCGCCAGCGGCAGCACCATGGCAGCGGCTCCTGATGCGGATCCCGCCCCTCCTCCTCggtcttcttcctcttcttctgcctcctcctcctcctcctcctcctcccctccgcCCGCTCCGGCCGCCCCCGGGAGCCGCGGCTCGGGCCGGA
The genomic region above belongs to Passer domesticus isolate bPasDom1 chromosome 3, bPasDom1.hap1, whole genome shotgun sequence and contains:
- the NDUFAF7 gene encoding protein arginine methyltransferase NDUFAF7, mitochondrial, whose amino-acid sequence is MREALTNPGQGYYTRRGGVGESGDFITSPEISQVFGELIGIWYISEWMAMGKPTTFQLVELGPGRGTLTEDILRVFKQLASVLSKCDVSVHLVEVSPKLSEIQAVMLTGGKVQPSPEDEPAYMKGISKTGIPIFWYRDIQDVPPGYSFYLAHEFFDALPIHKFQRTEKGWREVLVDIDPEVPDKLRFVLSPSRTPATQNFIQPEETRDHVEVCPEAGVIVQRLASRIEKDGGAALVADYGHDGTKTDTFRGFRNHKLHDVLSAPGTADLTADVDFSYLRKMAQGKTATLGPIKQREFLKNMGIDLRLQVQSVRSCRALSVPRQYS